The Thermonema lapsum genome window below encodes:
- a CDS encoding hybrid sensor histidine kinase/response regulator yields the protein MSSPKASLAEFLNKFLEEQIQYLGFQFHAKTGSIEAIHPEHLVAKAIQFAPANLYELIPLLLSLQDTLLTQRKTISIPNVNLPIAQLSAIEVANLHILPYGRSKYSYVCLVENLSHHAKWLQNMQQSAHDSSIYNELLLANEKILKLEKENLELRNRELEQMQAFKNRLYAAIAHELRNPTQGIIGLAELIQEEPLSAKQTEYIKSIYRAALHMQTLLNDFLDYSKLEAGEISLVQQPFSIQDILNHLELSLLKATQEKGLFLRIYVSASIPPVVIGDSARLLQILYNLAGNAIKFTEKGGISIEAYLDAIDAERCRVRLEIKDTGIGIPPEKLQTIFEPYKQAHDDTYLRFGGTGLGLAIVKELVERMGGSIQVQSKVERGSTFIVLLPFKMAEISANLLEEDLSPVPEDFHGIRTLLAEDNPAISLYLQKILEKRGIHVDVATSVAQASKLLEKNTYQLLLCDWHLSDGTVEPLLKKLFAQQQDQPRPAVVLISASEKVNEHGLAFDAIIPKHFNESQFFHSLSPILKRIRPFPRLISFEHLLEYTQHDEELLLSILSSIIPDLELKNEALKKAYASKLTRKIGEIVHQVKPIAQILGYEEFIYHVEKVNFILNNQLNPHLRLKPHIKKIQEIIPEVIAELKHYQKQLKDMLSL from the coding sequence ATGTCATCCCCAAAAGCATCTTTAGCAGAGTTTTTAAATAAATTCTTAGAGGAACAAATACAGTATTTGGGCTTTCAGTTTCATGCCAAAACAGGCAGCATTGAAGCAATACATCCGGAACACTTGGTGGCTAAAGCCATACAATTTGCCCCGGCAAATCTCTATGAGCTAATCCCCCTGCTTTTGAGCTTACAAGATACCCTCCTCACGCAACGCAAAACGATATCAATTCCTAATGTAAATTTACCCATAGCCCAATTGTCGGCAATAGAGGTAGCTAATTTACACATTTTGCCCTATGGACGCAGTAAATATAGCTACGTGTGCCTTGTTGAAAACCTGAGCCACCATGCTAAATGGTTGCAAAACATGCAGCAATCTGCTCATGACTCCAGCATTTACAATGAATTGCTACTCGCCAATGAGAAAATACTAAAGCTTGAAAAAGAGAATCTCGAGTTGCGTAACCGTGAGTTGGAGCAGATGCAAGCATTCAAAAACCGGCTATATGCCGCCATAGCCCATGAGCTGCGCAACCCTACTCAAGGTATCATAGGGCTTGCCGAGCTGATACAAGAAGAACCTCTTTCTGCCAAACAAACAGAGTATATTAAAAGCATCTACCGGGCGGCACTGCACATGCAAACGCTGCTGAATGACTTTTTAGATTATTCGAAATTGGAAGCCGGTGAAATCAGCTTGGTGCAGCAGCCTTTTTCTATTCAAGACATACTTAATCATCTGGAGTTATCCCTCCTCAAGGCAACCCAGGAGAAAGGGCTGTTTCTGCGTATCTATGTGTCGGCAAGTATTCCGCCGGTGGTTATCGGCGATTCGGCACGCCTGCTCCAGATACTTTACAACCTTGCGGGGAATGCCATTAAGTTTACTGAAAAGGGAGGCATTTCCATAGAAGCTTATCTCGACGCTATAGACGCTGAGCGTTGCCGTGTACGATTAGAAATAAAAGACACAGGCATAGGTATTCCGCCCGAAAAACTGCAAACCATCTTCGAGCCCTATAAACAAGCCCATGATGACACTTACCTACGGTTTGGAGGCACCGGCTTGGGCTTGGCTATTGTCAAAGAGCTGGTCGAACGTATGGGCGGCAGCATTCAGGTGCAAAGCAAAGTGGAACGAGGCAGCACCTTTATCGTCCTTTTACCTTTTAAAATGGCAGAGATAAGCGCAAACCTGCTCGAAGAAGACCTATCGCCTGTACCGGAAGATTTCCACGGTATTAGGACGCTTCTGGCAGAAGATAACCCCGCCATTTCGCTTTACCTGCAGAAAATATTGGAAAAGCGTGGCATACATGTAGATGTTGCTACATCGGTAGCACAAGCCAGCAAATTGCTCGAAAAAAATACTTATCAATTGCTACTTTGTGACTGGCACCTCAGTGATGGCACCGTCGAACCTCTTCTAAAAAAGCTATTTGCTCAGCAACAAGACCAACCGCGTCCGGCTGTTGTTCTTATCAGTGCCAGCGAAAAGGTAAATGAGCATGGATTGGCTTTCGATGCCATTATCCCAAAGCATTTCAATGAAAGTCAGTTTTTCCATAGCCTTTCGCCTATCCTAAAAAGGATACGTCCTTTTCCCCGCCTTATTTCTTTTGAGCACTTACTCGAATATACACAGCATGATGAAGAACTATTGCTTTCCATACTGAGCAGCATCATACCGGACCTTGAGCTTAAAAATGAAGCATTGAAAAAAGCCTATGCAAGCAAGCTCACGCGGAAAATAGGCGAGATTGTGCACCAAGTGAAACCCATTGCCCAGATACTGGGCTACGAAGAATTTATTTATCACGTGGAAAAAGTGAATTTTATCCTTAACAATCAGTTGAATCCTCACTTGCGTCTTAAACCACACATAAAGAAGATACAAGAAATCATCCCAGAAGTGATTGCAGAATTAAAGCACTACCAAAAACAATTAAAGGATATGTTGTCGTTATAA
- a CDS encoding DUF2911 domain-containing protein — protein sequence MQRLLVILSLFIALPAFAQAQQIDLLQDSIRVIRPKKRLSPIAIASYIKGDTYIKITYGQPFKRNREIFGALIPYNQVWRTGANEATEITVTRDVKIGDKILKAGTYTIFTIPNPDEWTIIFNKSLGLWGAYDYEKVKSQDVLRVKAKVTQTQEIYEAFTIRLTEAPYGVDMELIWDRTKVTLPIYFIE from the coding sequence ATGCAAAGATTACTAGTCATACTCTCGCTTTTTATAGCCCTGCCTGCTTTTGCACAAGCACAACAAATAGACTTGCTTCAAGACAGCATCCGTGTCATCCGCCCCAAGAAGCGATTGAGCCCTATTGCCATTGCCTCCTACATAAAAGGAGATACCTACATCAAAATCACCTATGGGCAACCATTTAAACGCAATCGTGAAATATTTGGTGCTTTGATACCCTATAACCAAGTATGGCGGACAGGCGCCAATGAAGCCACCGAAATCACGGTTACAAGGGATGTAAAAATAGGAGACAAAATACTGAAAGCAGGTACCTATACCATTTTTACTATTCCCAATCCCGACGAGTGGACTATCATCTTCAATAAATCCTTAGGGCTATGGGGTGCTTATGATTACGAGAAAGTGAAGTCGCAAGATGTGCTGCGGGTAAAAGCCAAAGTAACTCAAACACAAGAGATATACGAAGCCTTCACCATCAGGCTCACAGAAGCCCCCTATGGCGTAGATATGGAGCTTATCTGGGATAGAACGAAAGTCACACTACCCATTTATTTCATAGAATAA
- a CDS encoding tetratricopeptide repeat protein → MKKVSLFVFAWLFLYPALSVFAQPTERLLHKAYTYSVKGKWDKAFKKLNTILTDDSLHFDALLLQGDMLLRTNRLQEAYATGRLLSQLYPDSLASWLFLAEVQTALDSLPQAEQALFQAYRLQAESPEVHMQLGILYAQAGIDSAAIKHLDYAYEALPAASALRQEVLFHLGMLALEQDKAEQALGYFNQAIQEAPQFYLTYVGKAYCQYLRGRPQESLQLLSKVEQKAPYLLTQKDYVLWAKSLYSLKQREKAIKVLRLLPEPLPPEGYQLLARMLYESKNYEAALAYLQKAIPLAQTPQTLGSLFHDQALIYLALKEPDKALNSYSQALYLWYPVAQKEKQKEHQGVLQTCLYDAGKLLTHYFSADTLEQIRREQWHELALTLLYEGKAQEAEKVCQQLIALSPDDGLAHQYQGMALLLQNRASAAEKALLNALQLQGADSALVYELLAECAIAQEDIAKALHYIDLSLKIAPHEPGALHLKAYIYSLKQDYTTACQWANLSLQYAPHEHEIRKDAMRWATAANMCEQAQEHASLLLETQVYALDAWVCKAHCALIAGNITQAQDYYQNAAAIDKNHPEVKSLHRALQESREKATAGQ, encoded by the coding sequence ATGAAAAAAGTATCACTTTTTGTTTTCGCTTGGCTATTTCTATACCCGGCGCTATCTGTTTTTGCCCAACCCACCGAACGCCTGTTACACAAAGCCTATACCTACTCTGTCAAAGGCAAGTGGGATAAAGCCTTTAAGAAACTGAATACCATCTTAACAGACGACAGTCTGCATTTCGATGCCCTTCTTTTACAAGGCGACATGCTGCTACGCACCAATCGCTTGCAGGAAGCCTATGCCACAGGTCGCCTGCTAAGCCAGCTCTATCCCGACTCTCTCGCTTCATGGCTGTTTCTTGCAGAAGTACAAACAGCACTCGACTCACTGCCACAGGCAGAGCAAGCCCTGTTTCAGGCGTACCGCCTACAAGCCGAATCGCCAGAAGTACACATGCAGCTGGGCATTCTGTATGCACAAGCCGGCATCGACAGCGCCGCTATCAAGCATCTTGATTATGCCTATGAAGCATTGCCCGCTGCCTCCGCTCTACGGCAAGAGGTGCTTTTTCACTTGGGTATGCTTGCCCTCGAACAAGACAAAGCAGAGCAGGCTTTGGGATATTTCAACCAAGCAATTCAAGAAGCGCCCCAGTTCTATCTCACCTATGTGGGCAAGGCTTATTGTCAATACCTGCGCGGTCGTCCCCAAGAATCGCTTCAACTGCTGTCAAAAGTTGAGCAGAAAGCCCCCTACCTGCTTACCCAAAAAGATTATGTGCTTTGGGCAAAAAGCCTCTACAGCCTGAAACAACGTGAAAAAGCCATCAAGGTATTGCGCCTTTTGCCGGAGCCGCTGCCCCCAGAAGGATACCAGCTCCTTGCCCGCATGCTCTATGAGAGCAAAAACTATGAGGCAGCACTTGCATATCTACAAAAAGCTATTCCGCTTGCTCAAACGCCACAAACACTGGGCAGCCTATTCCATGACCAAGCTTTGATTTATCTGGCATTAAAAGAACCCGACAAGGCACTCAACAGCTATTCCCAAGCCCTTTATCTTTGGTATCCGGTTGCCCAAAAAGAAAAACAAAAGGAGCATCAAGGTGTGCTACAAACCTGTCTTTACGATGCTGGCAAACTACTGACTCATTACTTTTCTGCCGACACCCTCGAGCAAATACGCCGTGAGCAATGGCACGAGCTGGCACTCACGCTTCTGTATGAAGGCAAAGCCCAGGAAGCAGAAAAAGTTTGTCAGCAACTCATTGCGCTCTCCCCCGATGACGGACTCGCCCATCAATATCAAGGCATGGCTTTGCTGTTGCAGAACCGAGCCAGTGCCGCCGAAAAAGCCCTACTCAACGCCTTGCAATTACAAGGTGCCGACTCTGCCCTTGTGTATGAACTACTTGCCGAATGCGCCATTGCACAAGAAGACATAGCTAAGGCACTGCATTACATAGACCTTTCGCTAAAAATAGCGCCACACGAGCCAGGTGCTTTGCATTTAAAAGCCTACATCTATAGTCTGAAGCAAGATTATACCACAGCCTGCCAATGGGCTAATCTATCCCTGCAATATGCGCCCCATGAGCATGAAATAAGAAAAGATGCCATGCGCTGGGCAACAGCAGCGAATATGTGCGAACAAGCGCAGGAACATGCCTCCTTACTCCTCGAAACACAAGTCTATGCCCTCGATGCATGGGTATGCAAAGCCCATTGTGCTTTGATAGCAGGCAATATAACACAAGCACAAGACTACTACCAAAACGCCGCAGCCATAGACAAAAACCACCCCGAGGTGAAATCACTCCACCGGGCACTGCAAGAAAGCAGAGAGAAAGCTACTGCCGGGCAATAG
- the hutG gene encoding formimidoylglutamase, with amino-acid sequence MYGPPASDYWKNGRIDQWEKGNSLRWHQVVVPVSLADPLPAIAAHRQLALLGFMSDEGVRRNLGRVGAAKGPKAIRAALASLPYPWEAEHIGIWDAGDVCCLGKFLEDAQEDLGEKVEQLLDMGVLPLVLGGGHEVAWGHFQGIAKHMAKQQSKPSIAIINFDAHFDLRNYIDIGSSGTPFLQIAHECERRGWDFHYLVVGLQAAGNTRALFERAEELGVRYVLAEALYEQAITDFYSLLDAFIADKDFVYISCCLDVFSGAFAPGVSAVNGMGLAPWHVLPLLRRLVAAGKPFSFDIAELNPKYDIDGRTAKLAAQLLHAVVETIARQ; translated from the coding sequence ATGTATGGACCGCCCGCTTCGGATTACTGGAAAAATGGACGCATAGATCAATGGGAAAAAGGCAATAGTCTGCGTTGGCATCAGGTAGTAGTGCCGGTAAGTTTGGCAGACCCCCTGCCTGCTATTGCAGCTCACCGTCAGCTGGCACTGCTCGGTTTTATGTCCGATGAAGGAGTAAGGCGCAATTTGGGCAGGGTAGGCGCTGCCAAAGGACCTAAAGCCATACGGGCAGCACTTGCTTCTTTGCCTTATCCTTGGGAGGCGGAGCATATAGGCATTTGGGATGCCGGCGATGTTTGTTGTTTGGGTAAATTTTTGGAAGATGCTCAGGAAGACTTGGGAGAAAAGGTAGAACAGCTCTTGGATATGGGAGTGCTTCCGTTAGTATTGGGGGGAGGACACGAAGTGGCATGGGGGCACTTCCAGGGAATAGCAAAGCACATGGCAAAGCAGCAATCGAAGCCATCCATTGCCATTATCAATTTTGATGCACACTTTGATTTGCGGAATTATATCGATATTGGCTCTTCAGGTACTCCTTTTTTGCAGATAGCTCACGAGTGTGAGCGTCGTGGCTGGGACTTTCATTATTTGGTCGTAGGTCTTCAAGCAGCGGGGAATACCCGAGCTTTGTTTGAACGGGCAGAAGAATTGGGGGTTCGCTATGTATTGGCAGAAGCTCTTTATGAACAAGCAATCACGGATTTTTATTCTTTGCTCGATGCTTTCATAGCAGATAAAGATTTTGTTTATATTAGCTGTTGTTTGGATGTATTTTCAGGGGCATTTGCACCGGGTGTGAGTGCTGTCAATGGAATGGGACTGGCACCATGGCATGTGCTGCCTCTGTTGCGGCGTTTGGTGGCTGCCGGTAAACCTTTTTCCTTCGATATTGCCGAGCTGAATCCCAAATATGATATAGACGGGCGCACAGCCAAGCTGGCAGCCCAATTGTTGCATGCGGTAGTAGAAACTATTGCCCGGCAGTAG
- the porN gene encoding type IX secretion system ring subunit PorN/GldN: MRRGMGISMLLCLLSVWAWAQYGYNPLALHPILEDDIMFRRTVTRIINLREKQNKPFAAQNHHIAEEIILAVDSGYVTAYFPSIDGSVEVLLSDSAWRSAVAERDDIDIYENMRMDPSNISVLEITEEVVFDKRRSRMYINILTLTLVAPGYNRQVKTEENDLPIARFKYKELAEYFRKKYEESNQTRCLWYNPQNNRRHMCLTDAFELRLFSSRIVKISNPDDKFIHSYPELKGNVEAQLYKSREIEYELMEFEHNLWEF, translated from the coding sequence ATGAGAAGAGGCATGGGTATTTCGATGTTGCTTTGCTTGCTGTCAGTGTGGGCGTGGGCTCAGTATGGCTACAATCCCCTGGCGTTACATCCGATTTTAGAGGATGATATTATGTTTCGTCGCACAGTGACAAGAATCATCAATTTGCGCGAAAAGCAAAACAAACCGTTTGCAGCACAAAATCATCATATTGCTGAAGAAATTATATTGGCAGTAGATTCTGGCTATGTAACTGCCTATTTTCCTTCTATCGATGGTAGCGTGGAAGTTCTATTGTCTGACAGTGCTTGGCGTAGTGCAGTAGCTGAGAGGGATGATATTGATATCTATGAGAACATGCGAATGGATCCGAGCAATATTTCTGTCCTGGAAATTACTGAGGAGGTGGTGTTTGACAAGCGCCGTTCTCGTATGTATATCAATATTCTCACCCTTACATTGGTAGCTCCCGGCTATAACCGGCAGGTGAAAACGGAAGAGAACGACCTTCCTATTGCTCGATTTAAGTACAAGGAATTGGCAGAGTATTTTCGCAAGAAATATGAGGAAAGTAACCAAACCCGCTGCTTGTGGTATAATCCTCAAAACAATCGACGCCACATGTGTTTGACCGATGCTTTTGAATTGCGCCTCTTCTCTTCACGTATTGTGAAAATATCTAACCCGGATGATAAGTTTATTCATAGCTATCCGGAATTGAAGGGAAATGTAGAAGCCCAGCTCTACAAGTCGCGTGAAATTGAATATGAATTGATGGAGTTTGAGCATAACTTATGGGAGTTCTAA
- the porM gene encoding type IX secretion system motor protein PorM/GldM gives MAGGGKESIRQQMINLMYLVLTAMLALQVNSTILDKFLFIDSTLQAAMQASIKVNQGQLEAVAKAAEENPEAKAKVALQKAQKARELTEKMLAYLAEVRKEIIDKAGGGIDPETGGIKTPAEETKLEVLMVGAEGQKNGKAYELEKKLDEYVEELKKLVPQPVASQLVSLTLSNRENPVTRERYKNEPIELDKDWAQANFSNTPVAAALAVLSQRANEVLRYENIVLSELAQEASGVTLKFDVIQATYTAPTSVVANGMKYRAELFIFASASNVTPTIKVNGEPVKVENGRGIYEIRASGGTAEGVTKKWKGEITIPKAGGGDTTFVVEGEYKVVAPVMQIQSKSVQALYEECGNEIQVLVPALGQEYNPSFSGQGAVFIPGRGAGDVTIVPSRGVNKVVMSVSSGGQLIGTQEFAVKKVPAASLALVVNGREIERTLTRGQLSNAQVIAKADPSFAEFLPKEANYRVQQYRVEVYREGRPVTNANSLQQAATSARPGDTVVIIVESVVRSNYRGAILPAEVRPKFLSVVVGG, from the coding sequence ATGGCCGGAGGAGGAAAAGAAAGCATAAGGCAGCAGATGATAAACCTGATGTATCTGGTGTTAACAGCCATGCTTGCCTTACAAGTAAATAGTACGATTCTTGATAAATTCCTGTTTATTGACTCTACTCTGCAGGCAGCCATGCAAGCGTCCATAAAGGTAAACCAAGGACAGCTGGAAGCTGTAGCCAAGGCTGCCGAAGAGAACCCCGAGGCTAAAGCCAAAGTTGCTTTGCAGAAGGCGCAAAAAGCCCGGGAGTTGACTGAGAAGATGCTGGCATACCTTGCCGAAGTAAGAAAGGAAATCATTGATAAAGCGGGAGGGGGCATTGACCCTGAGACCGGAGGGATAAAAACTCCTGCCGAAGAAACCAAGTTAGAGGTTTTGATGGTAGGAGCCGAAGGGCAAAAAAACGGCAAAGCCTACGAGCTGGAGAAGAAGCTGGATGAATATGTAGAGGAGTTGAAAAAGTTAGTGCCCCAGCCTGTGGCTTCACAATTGGTCTCTCTTACGCTAAGTAATAGAGAGAACCCTGTGACGAGGGAGCGGTACAAAAATGAACCCATTGAACTGGATAAAGATTGGGCGCAAGCCAACTTTTCCAATACACCTGTGGCAGCGGCTCTGGCGGTGCTATCGCAAAGAGCCAATGAAGTACTGCGTTATGAAAACATTGTCCTTAGTGAGTTGGCACAAGAAGCTTCTGGAGTTACTTTAAAATTTGACGTGATTCAGGCTACTTATACTGCTCCTACCAGCGTAGTTGCCAATGGTATGAAGTACCGTGCCGAACTGTTTATCTTTGCTTCGGCATCCAATGTAACACCCACTATCAAAGTGAATGGCGAGCCGGTGAAGGTAGAGAACGGTAGAGGTATCTATGAAATACGAGCCTCAGGGGGTACTGCTGAAGGTGTTACTAAGAAATGGAAAGGTGAAATTACCATTCCCAAAGCTGGCGGTGGCGATACCACCTTTGTTGTAGAAGGCGAGTACAAAGTTGTAGCGCCCGTGATGCAAATTCAGTCGAAGAGTGTGCAAGCACTGTACGAAGAGTGTGGAAACGAAATTCAAGTATTGGTGCCTGCTTTAGGGCAAGAGTATAATCCTTCGTTCAGTGGGCAGGGCGCTGTTTTCATTCCTGGTAGAGGTGCTGGTGATGTAACCATCGTACCTAGCCGGGGTGTGAATAAGGTAGTGATGTCGGTGAGCAGTGGAGGGCAGTTGATTGGTACTCAGGAATTTGCTGTGAAGAAGGTACCGGCAGCTTCTTTAGCCCTGGTAGTAAACGGGCGTGAAATTGAAAGAACGCTCACTCGTGGTCAGCTGAGTAACGCGCAGGTGATAGCTAAGGCTGATCCATCCTTTGCAGAATTTCTACCCAAAGAGGCTAATTATCGTGTACAGCAATATCGCGTGGAAGTGTACCGGGAAGGGCGTCCAGTGACTAACGCAAACTCCTTGCAACAGGCAGCAACTAGTGCGCGTCCCGGCGATACTGTTGTGATTATAGTAGAATCAGTGGTTCGTTCTAATTACAGAGGTGCAATATTGCCTGCTGAGGTAAGACCTAAGTTTTTGAGTGTGGTTGTTGGGGGCTAA
- the porL gene encoding type IX secretion system motor protein PorL/GldL, protein MSAKKKLTAREHFYTYVVPKIISVGASVVILGALFKLMHWPGAGYMLIAGLGTESLIFFITAFAPIEAPHEQPDWNKLVESLSSITPGGQALDKNVAAKLAALEAQLADKIQPQMIDQFGQGLRMLAENVNKMTKLGDAALATSEYAKNVKLAANQVVEMNKSYSVAIEAVSSMAEASKDAKAYHAQIQALTKTLASLNTAYEMELQDSKKYIEALNKYYGSVSTAMKNVVDASKDTEEFKVQLANLTGNLTALNKVYGAMLTAMKGAAQ, encoded by the coding sequence ATGAGCGCAAAGAAAAAGTTAACAGCTAGAGAACATTTCTACACTTACGTTGTACCAAAGATTATTTCAGTAGGTGCATCGGTCGTTATTTTGGGTGCTTTGTTTAAGCTCATGCACTGGCCCGGTGCTGGTTACATGCTGATTGCTGGTTTGGGAACCGAATCTCTTATCTTCTTTATTACCGCCTTTGCTCCCATAGAGGCACCTCATGAACAACCCGACTGGAATAAACTGGTCGAGTCTTTGTCATCGATTACACCAGGAGGACAAGCCTTAGACAAAAATGTTGCTGCAAAACTTGCTGCTTTGGAAGCACAGCTGGCAGATAAAATTCAGCCGCAGATGATAGACCAGTTCGGACAGGGGTTGAGGATGTTGGCTGAGAATGTAAATAAAATGACCAAGTTGGGCGATGCTGCTTTGGCTACTTCTGAGTATGCCAAGAATGTGAAGCTGGCAGCCAATCAAGTAGTTGAAATGAATAAGTCCTACTCTGTTGCTATCGAGGCAGTAAGTAGCATGGCTGAGGCATCGAAAGATGCAAAGGCTTACCATGCACAAATTCAAGCATTGACCAAAACTTTGGCAAGCTTGAATACCGCCTATGAAATGGAATTGCAAGATAGCAAAAAGTACATCGAGGCTTTGAACAAGTACTACGGAAGCGTATCCACTGCTATGAAGAATGTGGTAGATGCGTCGAAAGATACCGAAGAGTTCAAGGTGCAATTGGCAAATCTGACCGGCAATTTGACAGCTCTGAACAAAGTGTATGGTGCTATGCTCACCGCTATGAAAGGAGCTGCTCAATAA